Proteins co-encoded in one Bradyrhizobium sp. 170 genomic window:
- a CDS encoding GTP-binding protein → MSEPSSQKIPVTVLTGYLGAGKTTLLNRILSENHGKKYAVIVNEFGEIGIDNDLIIGADEEVFEMNNGCVCCTVRGDLVRILDGLMKRKGKFDAIIVETTGLADPAPVAQTFFVDEDVQKNARLDAVVTVADAKWLSDRLKDAPEAKNQIAFADVIVLNKTDLVSKPELAEVEARIRGINPYAKLHRTERCKVALSDVLERGAFDLDRILEIEPEFLDAGDGHDHHHDHDHHHGHGHHHDHGHSHGGLKHYHDEEMQSLSLRSDKPLDPTLFMPWLQNLVATEGQKILRSKGILAFTDDDDRYVFQGVHMMLEGDHQRKWKDGEARESRVVFIGRELPEQMIRDGFESCITT, encoded by the coding sequence ATGTCTGAACCTTCGTCCCAGAAAATTCCAGTGACCGTGCTGACGGGCTATCTCGGCGCCGGCAAAACCACGCTGCTCAACCGCATCCTGTCGGAAAACCACGGCAAGAAATACGCCGTCATTGTCAACGAATTCGGCGAGATCGGCATCGACAACGACCTCATCATCGGCGCCGATGAAGAAGTGTTCGAGATGAACAATGGCTGCGTCTGCTGCACCGTGCGCGGCGACCTCGTGCGCATTCTCGACGGGCTGATGAAGCGCAAGGGCAAGTTCGACGCCATCATCGTGGAGACCACGGGCCTCGCCGATCCGGCCCCGGTGGCGCAGACCTTCTTCGTTGACGAGGACGTGCAGAAGAACGCGCGCCTCGATGCGGTCGTGACGGTGGCCGACGCCAAATGGCTGAGCGATCGCCTAAAGGATGCGCCGGAGGCCAAGAACCAGATCGCATTCGCCGACGTGATCGTGCTGAACAAGACCGACCTTGTTTCAAAGCCCGAACTCGCCGAGGTCGAGGCCCGCATCCGCGGCATCAACCCTTACGCAAAGCTGCACCGCACCGAGCGCTGCAAGGTGGCGCTGTCGGATGTGCTGGAGCGTGGCGCGTTCGATCTGGATCGCATCCTCGAGATCGAGCCGGAATTCCTCGATGCCGGCGATGGCCATGATCATCACCACGACCACGATCATCATCACGGCCATGGCCATCACCACGATCACGGCCACAGCCATGGCGGGCTAAAGCATTACCACGACGAGGAGATGCAATCGCTGTCGCTGCGGTCCGACAAGCCGCTCGACCCGACCCTATTCATGCCGTGGCTGCAGAACCTCGTCGCCACCGAGGGCCAGAAGATTTTGCGCTCGAAGGGCATCCTCGCCTTCACCGACGACGATGACCGCTACGTGTTCCAGGGCGTGCACATGATGCTGGAAGGCGATCACCAGCGAAAGTGGAAGGACGGCGAGGCGCGCGAAAGCCGCGTCGTCTTCATCGGCCGCGAATTGCCGGAGCAGATGATCCGCGACGGTTTTGAAAGCTGTATCACGACGTGA